The proteins below come from a single Caulobacter segnis ATCC 21756 genomic window:
- a CDS encoding acyltransferase family protein, whose amino-acid sequence MDLGLDRFGLVAKGYLGVDLFFILSGFILSHVYTCAWAERRFNYDSFLCARLARVYPVHLVTLAATVAIWLGALKLGVRFDPQAFDPRMLPQHLLLVHAWGTTPTVRWNFPSWSISAEWFAYLGFPVAAIASVALRGRPRLFVLAVLTLFAAMFLAAQARGVLFTDMSAQIGALRIIPAFLMGAALHRLGSSFSLPAGLGGPGALAATAWVALAASLRLSDLYIWPALALLIFCLAETSKAAKAGVMSTAAPVYLGEVSYSLYMVHLPVDIVYFHALDRLAPGLSGAASAAAWAGAFVACLLAAVLAYHLVERPARNWLRRRDPFSRRPALEPAHEPVL is encoded by the coding sequence CTGGATCTTGGCCTCGATCGTTTCGGACTGGTCGCCAAGGGCTATCTCGGCGTCGACCTGTTCTTCATCCTGTCCGGATTCATTCTCAGCCACGTCTACACCTGCGCCTGGGCCGAGCGCCGTTTCAACTATGATTCGTTCCTCTGTGCGCGTTTGGCGCGGGTCTATCCGGTTCATCTGGTTACGCTGGCCGCGACGGTGGCCATCTGGCTGGGGGCCTTGAAGCTGGGGGTTCGCTTCGATCCTCAGGCGTTCGACCCGCGAATGCTCCCCCAACACCTGCTGCTGGTTCACGCCTGGGGCACGACCCCCACCGTCCGGTGGAACTTTCCTTCCTGGTCGATCTCGGCCGAGTGGTTTGCTTATCTGGGCTTTCCGGTGGCCGCCATCGCGTCGGTAGCATTGCGCGGCCGACCGCGCCTGTTCGTCTTGGCCGTGCTCACCTTGTTCGCCGCCATGTTTCTGGCCGCCCAGGCGCGTGGCGTGCTCTTCACCGACATGAGCGCCCAGATCGGCGCCTTGCGGATCATTCCGGCCTTCCTGATGGGCGCGGCCCTGCATCGCCTGGGATCCAGCTTCAGCTTGCCCGCTGGACTGGGCGGGCCTGGAGCCCTGGCCGCAACGGCCTGGGTGGCTCTCGCCGCCAGCCTGCGCTTAAGCGATCTCTATATTTGGCCGGCCTTGGCGCTGCTGATCTTCTGTCTGGCCGAGACGTCCAAGGCCGCGAAGGCCGGGGTCATGTCGACGGCAGCGCCCGTCTATCTCGGTGAAGTCTCCTATAGCCTCTATATGGTCCACCTGCCGGTCGACATCGTCTACTTCCACGCCTTGGACCGGCTTGCGCCAGGCCTATCGGGCGCGGCGAGCGCCGCGGCCTGGGCCGGCGCCTTCGTGGCCTGTCTGCTGGCGGCCGTGCTCGCCTACCATCTCGTCGAACGGCCGGCCCGCAACTGGCTGCGACGGCGCGATCCCTTCTCGCGTCGCCCCGCGCTCGAGCCCGCGCACGAACCGGTGCTTTGA
- a CDS encoding copper-binding protein codes for MKLFCSTVAVATLAILVQPAAAQMAGMDEHAGHAGHAAAANASVEAVGVVRAIDAKAAKITLAHEAIPALKWPAMTMAFKVADASLLKGVSVGTKVRFKLQGQTIIGLTAL; via the coding sequence ATGAAGTTGTTTTGCTCCACCGTCGCGGTCGCGACCCTCGCGATCCTTGTCCAGCCCGCCGCCGCGCAGATGGCCGGGATGGATGAGCACGCCGGCCACGCTGGCCATGCCGCCGCGGCGAACGCATCGGTCGAGGCGGTCGGCGTCGTGCGCGCCATCGACGCCAAGGCCGCCAAGATCACCTTGGCCCATGAAGCCATCCCGGCGCTGAAGTGGCCGGCGATGACCATGGCCTTCAAGGTCGCCGACGCCAGCCTTCTGAAGGGGGTGAGCGTCGGGACCAAGGTGCGCTTCAAGCTTCAGGGCCAGACGATCATCGGCCTGACCGCGCTCTAG
- a CDS encoding copper resistance protein B, with protein sequence MKASLIALLPALWSAPALAQHAGHASTPVPASPSAKPVATSPAPAADPHAGHDMSAMPGMAMPPPSQPQATPADPHAGHDMGAMPDMSASGSAEGAAEAMGPPPLPDHETAPPAAPTDHLADKLFDPLAMDRARAQLRKEHGGAQASKVMANLLEYQARSGGDGYHWDGEAWFGGDLNRLVLKSEGEGDRHGVEAGEVQALYSRAVGLYTDLQVGVRQDVEPKSRTYATVGFETLLPYWIEAGGALFLSDKGDLLGRAEGAIDWRVTQRLILQPRAELNFAAQNVPETATGSGLSDGELGLRLRYEVRREFAPYVGLTWSRRFGRTADYARAAGRDVSDTSVVVGLRAWF encoded by the coding sequence ATGAAGGCCTCGCTGATCGCCCTTCTGCCAGCCCTGTGGTCGGCCCCGGCCTTGGCCCAGCACGCCGGGCACGCCAGCACGCCCGTCCCGGCGAGCCCCAGCGCCAAGCCCGTCGCGACGAGCCCGGCGCCGGCCGCCGATCCCCACGCCGGACACGACATGAGCGCCATGCCTGGGATGGCCATGCCGCCGCCGTCGCAGCCGCAGGCGACGCCCGCCGACCCGCACGCGGGCCATGACATGGGCGCCATGCCTGACATGAGCGCGTCTGGTTCGGCCGAGGGGGCGGCCGAAGCGATGGGGCCGCCGCCTCTGCCCGATCACGAGACCGCCCCGCCGGCCGCGCCCACCGACCACTTGGCCGACAAGCTCTTCGATCCGCTCGCCATGGATCGCGCGCGGGCCCAGCTGCGCAAGGAGCATGGCGGAGCGCAGGCCTCAAAGGTCATGGCCAATCTTCTGGAATACCAGGCGCGCTCGGGTGGCGACGGCTACCACTGGGATGGCGAGGCCTGGTTCGGCGGCGACCTCAACCGCCTGGTCCTGAAGTCCGAGGGTGAAGGCGACCGCCACGGCGTCGAGGCCGGCGAGGTCCAGGCCCTCTATTCCCGGGCCGTCGGCCTCTACACCGACCTCCAGGTCGGCGTGCGCCAGGATGTCGAACCCAAATCGCGTACCTACGCCACGGTCGGCTTCGAAACTCTGCTGCCTTACTGGATCGAGGCCGGCGGAGCCCTCTTCCTGTCCGACAAGGGCGACCTGCTCGGACGGGCCGAAGGCGCCATCGATTGGCGCGTGACCCAACGCTTGATCCTGCAGCCGCGCGCCGAACTCAACTTCGCCGCCCAGAACGTGCCGGAGACGGCGACTGGGTCGGGCCTGTCCGACGGGGAGCTGGGACTTCGGTTGCGCTACGAGGTGCGCCGCGAGTTTGCCCCCTACGTCGGCCTGACCTGGTCCAGACGCTTTGGCCGAACCGCGGACTACGCCCGCGCGGCGGGGCGGGACGTCTCGGACACCAGCGTCGTGGTCGGGCTGCGCGCTTGGTTCTAG
- a CDS encoding copper resistance system multicopper oxidase produces the protein MRRSSATFDRRRFLQSLTVLGGGATLAGLLPGWARAADAPGRAPPALSGEDIKLTIGHTPITVDGKSAHAVTINGTVPGPLIRLKEGQHVRLSVTNGLDEETSIHWHGLLVPFQMDGVPGVSFPGIKPGETFVYEFQVRQSGTYWYHSHSGLQEQMGHYGPIIIDPAGADPVAFDREHVVVLSDFSQLHPHQIFTKLKQQSGAFNYQRQTIAGLLAGKDQTLAERLDWAKILMDPTDISDVTGAAYTFLVNGHGPQDNWTALFSPGERVRLRFINAAAQSVFNVRIPGLRMTVVAADGQHVRPVEIDEFQIGNAETYDVIVQPTEDKAFTIVSESVDRSGLGRATLAPRLGMSAEVPPLRERPLTTMRDMGMDMSGMQMGAMDHGSMDMPAMDHAAMGHGAMTASPAPGMAPPRQRGGDVMGKMDMGGMDMSMRNSDNAPQVRLGPGVQTIAPMPMDRTGEPGQGLESVGHRVLVYRDLVALEPNADTRAPERSLEIHLTGNMERFMWGFDGRKFSERPPPYAFRHGERVRVTLVNDTMMAHPIHLHGHFFELTFGPAGHLPRKHTVIVLPGGRASFDFTAETGDWAFHCHMLYHMHAGMFQVFSVRDTQPEGAR, from the coding sequence ATGCGTCGATCCAGCGCGACTTTCGATCGCCGTCGTTTCCTGCAATCCCTCACCGTGCTCGGCGGCGGCGCCACGCTTGCGGGTCTCCTGCCCGGGTGGGCGCGCGCAGCTGACGCTCCTGGCCGCGCGCCGCCAGCGCTCTCCGGCGAAGACATCAAGCTGACCATCGGCCATACGCCAATCACGGTGGACGGCAAGAGCGCCCATGCCGTGACCATCAATGGGACGGTGCCAGGTCCCCTGATCCGGTTGAAGGAAGGCCAGCACGTCCGCCTGTCGGTGACCAACGGCCTGGACGAGGAGACCTCGATCCACTGGCATGGTCTGCTGGTGCCCTTCCAGATGGACGGCGTCCCGGGCGTCAGCTTCCCCGGCATCAAGCCCGGCGAGACCTTCGTCTACGAATTCCAGGTCCGCCAGTCGGGCACCTACTGGTACCACAGCCACTCGGGCCTGCAGGAGCAGATGGGCCACTACGGCCCGATCATCATCGATCCCGCCGGCGCCGATCCGGTGGCCTTTGACCGGGAGCATGTCGTGGTGCTGTCGGATTTCAGCCAGCTGCACCCGCACCAGATCTTCACCAAGCTCAAGCAGCAGAGCGGGGCCTTCAACTACCAGCGCCAGACGATCGCCGGGCTCCTGGCGGGCAAGGACCAGACGCTGGCCGAACGGCTGGACTGGGCCAAGATTCTGATGGACCCGACCGACATCTCCGATGTGACCGGCGCGGCCTACACCTTCCTGGTCAACGGCCACGGACCCCAGGACAACTGGACGGCCCTGTTCTCGCCGGGCGAGCGCGTGCGCCTGAGGTTCATCAACGCCGCGGCCCAGTCGGTCTTCAATGTCCGCATTCCGGGGCTGCGGATGACCGTGGTCGCCGCCGACGGCCAGCACGTGCGACCCGTCGAGATCGACGAGTTCCAGATCGGCAACGCCGAAACCTACGACGTCATCGTCCAGCCCACCGAGGACAAGGCTTTCACGATCGTCTCGGAGTCGGTCGACCGCTCAGGTTTGGGCCGGGCCACGCTGGCGCCGCGCCTAGGCATGAGCGCGGAGGTTCCGCCGCTGCGGGAACGGCCCCTGACCACCATGCGCGACATGGGCATGGACATGAGCGGCATGCAGATGGGCGCCATGGATCACGGGTCCATGGACATGCCCGCAATGGACCACGCGGCCATGGGGCACGGCGCGATGACCGCTAGTCCCGCCCCCGGCATGGCGCCGCCGCGCCAGCGCGGCGGCGACGTGATGGGCAAGATGGACATGGGCGGCATGGACATGTCCATGCGCAACTCCGACAACGCGCCGCAAGTCAGGCTTGGTCCCGGCGTGCAGACGATCGCCCCCATGCCGATGGATCGCACTGGCGAGCCCGGCCAGGGCCTGGAAAGCGTCGGCCACCGGGTGCTTGTCTATCGCGATCTGGTGGCGCTCGAACCGAACGCCGACACCCGCGCCCCGGAACGATCCCTCGAAATCCACCTGACCGGCAACATGGAGCGGTTCATGTGGGGGTTCGACGGGCGCAAGTTCAGCGAGCGACCGCCGCCCTATGCGTTCCGCCATGGCGAACGGGTCCGGGTCACCCTGGTCAACGACACCATGATGGCCCACCCCATCCACCTGCACGGCCACTTTTTCGAGCTGACCTTCGGACCGGCCGGCCACCTGCCACGAAAGCACACCGTCATCGTCTTGCCGGGCGGTCGCGCGAGCTTCGACTTCACGGCCGAGACCGGCGACTGGGCCTTCCACTGTCACATGCTCTACCACATGCACGCCGGGATGTTTCAGGTCTTCAGCGTGCGCGACACCCAACCGGAGGGCGCGCGATGA
- a CDS encoding RNA polymerase sigma factor gives MTSGPSDEDESALAHRVARGDERAFSILMRRHKGPLHTFARRHVGDPEAAHEVVQESFVAAWKALDRYDPARPFGAWMRAIVLNKCRDRGRRLLVRRLILGERSIDAPGSPDYADSAPGPEAQSLRTEQLSRLEAAIARLPDQLKEPLILTYLEGYSQQEAASFLGVSVKTIETRAYRARKRLADWLVHP, from the coding sequence GTGACCTCCGGTCCTTCAGACGAGGACGAAAGCGCTCTAGCCCATAGGGTGGCGCGGGGCGACGAGCGCGCGTTCAGCATTCTGATGCGACGCCACAAGGGTCCGCTGCACACCTTCGCACGACGCCACGTCGGTGATCCTGAGGCGGCGCACGAGGTCGTTCAGGAAAGTTTCGTGGCCGCCTGGAAGGCGCTCGACCGATACGATCCCGCCCGGCCGTTCGGCGCCTGGATGCGGGCGATCGTCCTCAACAAGTGCCGCGATCGTGGGCGGCGGCTCCTGGTGCGCCGGCTAATCCTGGGCGAGCGCTCCATCGATGCGCCAGGCTCGCCGGACTATGCCGATTCCGCGCCGGGGCCGGAGGCCCAGAGCTTGCGCACCGAACAGCTGTCGCGCCTGGAAGCAGCCATCGCGCGCCTTCCCGACCAGCTCAAGGAGCCGCTGATCCTTACCTACCTCGAAGGCTACTCCCAACAGGAGGCGGCCTCGTTCCTGGGCGTCAGCGTCAAGACGATCGAGACGCGCGCCTATCGCGCCCGCAAGCGTCTGGCCGACTGGCTGGTTCATCCCTGA
- a CDS encoding periplasmic heavy metal sensor, which yields MRRISRGAVLTVVLALLAGVAGGWLGSGRFLPARHTQSLHEMVHHELKLTAAQDRQLDALEQDFAVRRRAREAELRAANAQLAAAIQARHEYSPEVEAAVERFHAAMGALQLETVQHVLAMRKVLTPEQAAKFDRRVSEALTNETP from the coding sequence ATGCGCCGGATCTCCCGCGGCGCCGTCCTGACCGTGGTCCTGGCGCTCTTGGCCGGCGTGGCGGGAGGCTGGCTCGGCTCCGGTCGCTTTTTGCCCGCGCGCCACACCCAATCCCTCCACGAGATGGTCCACCACGAGCTGAAGCTGACCGCGGCGCAGGATCGCCAGCTGGATGCTCTCGAACAGGATTTCGCCGTGCGCCGGCGAGCGCGCGAGGCCGAACTGCGCGCGGCCAACGCCCAGCTGGCCGCGGCCATCCAGGCTCGCCATGAGTACAGTCCGGAGGTCGAGGCTGCTGTCGAGCGCTTCCACGCCGCCATGGGCGCGCTGCAACTGGAGACCGTCCAGCACGTCCTGGCGATGCGCAAGGTGCTGACCCCCGAGCAGGCGGCCAAGTTCGATCGTCGCGTCAGTGAGGCGCTCACCAACGAGACGCCGTGA
- a CDS encoding TolC family protein codes for MRIAITLAATLLASAAQAAPLTYAQTLDAAAANAPALRAAALQVEAAKASAKAAGALPDPKLALGLDNFPVSGPPAGRFGVDEMTMGRVGFSQDMPSAAKRQARIGRAQADIVAAGAEGAVEARQVRVAAALAWIELLYAQRKLAALDGVVAQLAPLWDAAPSGVASGRSRPAQALEAAQMRAALEDRRSEAVSELGRARAMLTRWTGDTDPQAVGEAPDLDLAPARLRAAIDRNPALLAKDAAARQAQADVALAKADKRPDWSWEVAYQRRDPMFGDMVSAGVSVSLPLWGKSRQDPMIAARAASAGRADAQREDTRRALSAQLEADLADHVMHHEQWLRARDTLLPLAKQRAQLETAAYGAGTAGLPDVLAAFSGLADAQLATLDREAAVALDAARLTLTYGSDDQ; via the coding sequence ATGCGCATCGCCATCACCCTGGCCGCGACGCTGCTGGCCAGCGCCGCCCAGGCCGCGCCCCTGACCTACGCCCAGACCCTCGACGCGGCCGCCGCCAACGCGCCGGCCCTGCGCGCCGCCGCCCTGCAGGTCGAAGCCGCCAAGGCCTCAGCCAAGGCCGCCGGCGCCTTGCCCGACCCCAAACTCGCCTTGGGCCTCGACAACTTCCCGGTCTCCGGCCCGCCCGCCGGTCGGTTCGGGGTCGATGAGATGACCATGGGCCGGGTCGGCTTCAGCCAGGACATGCCCAGCGCCGCCAAGCGCCAGGCGCGGATCGGCCGGGCCCAGGCCGACATCGTCGCGGCCGGCGCCGAGGGCGCGGTCGAGGCCCGCCAGGTCCGTGTCGCCGCCGCCCTGGCCTGGATCGAACTGCTCTACGCCCAACGCAAGCTCGCGGCGCTGGACGGGGTGGTCGCCCAGCTTGCCCCACTGTGGGACGCCGCGCCGTCCGGCGTCGCCTCGGGACGCTCCCGGCCCGCCCAGGCGCTGGAGGCCGCGCAGATGCGCGCCGCCCTGGAGGACCGCCGCAGCGAGGCGGTCTCCGAGCTGGGGCGCGCCCGCGCCATGCTGACCCGTTGGACGGGCGACACCGATCCCCAGGCGGTGGGCGAAGCGCCCGATCTCGATCTCGCCCCCGCCCGTCTCAGGGCGGCGATCGACCGCAATCCCGCCCTGCTGGCGAAAGACGCGGCCGCCCGGCAGGCCCAGGCCGACGTCGCCCTGGCCAAGGCCGACAAGCGTCCCGACTGGAGCTGGGAAGTGGCCTATCAGCGCCGCGACCCGATGTTCGGCGACATGGTCTCGGCCGGCGTCAGCGTCAGCCTGCCGCTGTGGGGCAAGAGCCGCCAGGACCCGATGATCGCCGCGCGCGCCGCCAGCGCTGGCCGCGCGGACGCCCAACGCGAAGACACCCGTCGGGCGCTGAGCGCCCAGCTCGAAGCCGACCTCGCCGACCACGTCATGCATCACGAGCAATGGCTGCGGGCTCGCGACACCCTCCTGCCGCTGGCCAAGCAAAGGGCCCAGTTGGAGACCGCCGCCTACGGCGCTGGCACGGCCGGCCTGCCCGACGTTCTGGCCGCCTTCTCCGGCCTGGCCGACGCCCAGCTCGCCACTCTCGATCGCGAGGCCGCCGTCGCCCTCGACGCCGCCCGCCTGACCCTGACCTACGGAAGCGACGACCAATGA
- a CDS encoding efflux RND transporter periplasmic adaptor subunit: MNPSPSMKVLLGAGAALVVLAGAGGYGLARLTAKPAMSQAPADGRKALYWYDPMVPAQHFDKPGKSPFMDMQLVPKYAGEAETSGPAAGVRIDPSAAQNLGFRLATVEEGVLSSGLTATGIVDFNQRDVAVVQARSGGFVQRVYGRAPGDVIAAGAPLADLLVPEWGGAQAEYLAVRRTGDAALVAAARQRLRLLGMPDGAIASLDRDGRPRTTITVTAPLGGVISKLDVRAGMTVAMGQTLAEINGLSKVWVTAAVPEAQAGQLRPGQGVGVTLAAYPGEALRGTVQAVLPQAQGDSRTLQARIELANRDGRLKPGMFATIAFDAAARTALLVPSEAVIRTGTRNVVMLAADGGRYRAVEVRTGREAGGRTEILAGLSSGQRIIASGQFLIDSEASLAGLQVQPLPSSSSQMSPDGMTMAKPMAPARPALAEATGRIEQVAKDGVTLSHGPVPAIGWPAMTMTFRADPMLLRGLKVGDQVQFAFDPPPADPVIRRIAKIGGGA, translated from the coding sequence ATGAACCCGTCCCCCTCGATGAAGGTCCTGCTCGGGGCCGGCGCCGCCCTGGTCGTCCTGGCCGGCGCCGGCGGCTATGGCCTGGCCCGCCTGACCGCCAAGCCGGCGATGTCTCAGGCCCCGGCCGACGGTCGCAAGGCGCTCTACTGGTATGACCCGATGGTCCCGGCCCAGCACTTCGACAAGCCGGGCAAGTCGCCGTTCATGGACATGCAGCTGGTCCCCAAATACGCCGGCGAGGCCGAGACCAGCGGTCCGGCGGCCGGGGTCCGCATCGATCCATCGGCCGCCCAAAACCTCGGCTTCCGGCTGGCGACCGTGGAGGAAGGCGTGCTTTCCAGCGGCCTGACCGCCACCGGCATCGTCGACTTCAACCAGCGCGACGTCGCCGTCGTCCAGGCCCGCAGCGGCGGGTTTGTGCAGCGGGTCTATGGCCGCGCGCCCGGCGACGTGATCGCCGCCGGCGCGCCGCTGGCCGACCTGTTGGTTCCCGAATGGGGCGGCGCCCAGGCCGAATACCTGGCCGTCCGGCGCACCGGTGATGCGGCCCTGGTCGCCGCCGCCCGCCAGCGCCTGCGGCTGCTGGGCATGCCCGACGGCGCCATCGCGTCGCTCGACCGCGATGGCCGGCCGCGCACGACCATCACCGTCACCGCGCCCTTAGGTGGGGTGATCTCCAAGCTCGATGTGCGGGCCGGCATGACCGTGGCGATGGGCCAGACCCTGGCCGAGATCAACGGTCTCTCGAAGGTCTGGGTCACGGCCGCCGTGCCTGAAGCCCAGGCCGGTCAGCTGCGGCCGGGCCAGGGCGTCGGCGTCACCCTGGCGGCCTATCCCGGCGAGGCCCTGCGCGGGACGGTCCAGGCCGTGCTCCCGCAGGCCCAGGGCGACAGCCGCACCTTGCAAGCGCGGATCGAACTGGCCAACCGCGACGGTCGCCTCAAACCCGGCATGTTCGCCACTATCGCCTTCGATGCGGCGGCCCGAACAGCGCTGCTCGTCCCGTCCGAGGCGGTGATACGCACAGGTACGCGCAACGTGGTGATGCTGGCCGCCGATGGCGGGCGCTACCGGGCCGTCGAGGTCAGGACCGGCCGCGAGGCTGGCGGCCGAACAGAGATCCTGGCGGGATTGTCTTCGGGCCAGCGGATCATCGCGTCGGGCCAGTTCCTGATCGACTCCGAGGCCAGCCTGGCCGGCCTGCAGGTCCAGCCGCTTCCATCGTCCAGCTCTCAAATGTCGCCGGACGGCATGACCATGGCCAAGCCGATGGCGCCGGCCAGACCGGCCCTGGCTGAAGCCACCGGCCGCATCGAGCAGGTGGCCAAGGACGGCGTCACCCTATCCCACGGCCCGGTGCCGGCGATCGGCTGGCCCGCCATGACGATGACCTTCCGGGCCGATCCGATGCTGCTGAGGGGTCTGAAGGTCGGCGATCAGGTCCAGTTCGCCTTTGACCCGCCGCCCGCCGATCCGGTCATCCGGCGCATCGCCAAGATCGGCGGTGGCGCATGA